One Telluria mixta DNA window includes the following coding sequences:
- a CDS encoding efflux RND transporter periplasmic adaptor subunit: MKKKLIGAAVVAAFFIVPVAVKFAGKQTRREAELATVQKLAIHPSILATGNLVFRQEVQLSAEVIGKVAGVLVKEGDRVERGQILLKLDPTVYLAEVAQQEANRRNAAIAIERAQINLANQQRNLDRTGLLYKAKYIDISKYDDAVHQVDLARVELRASRETLEQASALLSQAREHLAKTEVRAPIDGTVTAVPIKIGETAVASATGIAGSSLMTIADVGSIMAEVNVDEADIARVGVGQQARVFPAAFPDQPVTGRVESVAMAPKTVLGAQAQGRSYVVKLRLDDAKLALRSGMTCRVEIVVGNGAARAAVPIQAVLSEEIPGAKDKVKNTSYVFVVQDGKVKKTTVELGLSDDANQEVTKGVAAGQTIAVGPARLLRELHDGDAVTAKKADVKVAEGAHQ; encoded by the coding sequence ATGAAGAAGAAACTGATAGGCGCGGCCGTCGTCGCGGCGTTCTTCATCGTCCCCGTGGCGGTGAAGTTCGCGGGCAAGCAGACGCGCCGCGAGGCCGAGCTGGCGACCGTGCAGAAGCTGGCCATCCACCCGTCGATCCTCGCCACCGGCAACCTCGTGTTCCGCCAGGAGGTGCAGCTGTCGGCGGAGGTCATCGGCAAGGTGGCCGGCGTGCTGGTGAAGGAGGGCGACCGCGTCGAGCGCGGGCAGATCCTGCTGAAGCTCGATCCGACCGTGTACCTGGCCGAAGTGGCGCAGCAGGAAGCGAACCGGCGCAACGCCGCCATCGCGATCGAGCGCGCCCAGATCAACCTCGCGAACCAGCAGCGCAACCTGGACCGCACGGGCCTGCTGTACAAGGCGAAGTACATCGACATCTCGAAGTACGACGACGCCGTGCACCAGGTCGATCTCGCCAGGGTCGAGCTGCGCGCCAGCCGCGAGACCCTCGAGCAGGCCAGCGCGCTGCTGTCGCAGGCGCGCGAGCATCTGGCCAAGACCGAGGTGCGCGCGCCCATCGACGGCACCGTGACGGCGGTGCCGATCAAGATCGGCGAGACGGCCGTCGCCAGCGCGACCGGCATCGCGGGATCGTCGCTGATGACGATCGCCGACGTCGGTTCCATCATGGCCGAGGTGAACGTGGACGAAGCGGACATCGCGCGCGTGGGCGTCGGCCAGCAGGCCAGGGTGTTCCCGGCCGCGTTCCCCGACCAGCCGGTGACGGGCCGCGTGGAAAGCGTGGCGATGGCGCCGAAGACCGTCCTCGGCGCGCAGGCCCAGGGCCGCAGCTATGTCGTCAAGCTGCGCCTGGACGACGCGAAGCTCGCGCTGCGTTCGGGGATGACGTGCCGCGTCGAGATCGTCGTCGGCAACGGTGCCGCGCGGGCCGCGGTGCCGATCCAGGCCGTGCTGAGCGAGGAAATCCCGGGCGCGAAGGACAAGGTGAAGAACACCAGCTACGTGTTCGTCGTGCAGGACGGGAAGGTGAAAAAGACGACGGTGGAACTGGGCCTGTCGGACGACGCCAACCAGGAAGTGACGAAGGGCGTGGCCGCCGGCCAGACGATCGCCGTGGGCCCGGCGCGCCTGCTGCGCGAGCTGCACGACGGCGATGCCGTCACGGCGAAGAAGGCGGACGTCAAAGTGGCCGAAGGAGCGCACCAGTGA
- a CDS encoding YIP1 family protein — protein MATQPLFDIGNVILAPSPTFARLKDKPRPFIPLLVLILMTLAVSCWYVSSLDFAWFREHMMAAQGPMKPEARAAMAQFLTPKTMMWSSGAGAVLGTPLICAVVALYYLLAGKAMGTGIGYGKWFGFAVWTSIPRLLTVPLSVLQILTSGGRLAPEDMNMVSLNYLLLHVPMSSPWFGFATNLDLTSVWSIALAVLGLKAWTGRSTAACVTVAVLPYAVVYGIWAAKIAFLG, from the coding sequence ATGGCCACGCAGCCGCTCTTCGACATCGGAAACGTCATCCTCGCCCCTTCGCCTACCTTCGCGCGGCTGAAGGACAAGCCGCGCCCCTTCATCCCGTTGCTGGTCCTGATCCTGATGACGCTGGCCGTCAGCTGCTGGTACGTGTCGAGCCTCGATTTCGCCTGGTTCCGCGAGCACATGATGGCGGCGCAGGGGCCCATGAAACCGGAAGCCCGGGCCGCGATGGCGCAGTTCCTGACGCCGAAGACGATGATGTGGAGTTCGGGCGCCGGCGCCGTGCTGGGCACGCCGCTCATCTGCGCCGTCGTGGCGTTGTACTACCTGTTGGCGGGCAAGGCGATGGGCACCGGCATCGGCTACGGCAAGTGGTTCGGCTTCGCCGTCTGGACCAGCATCCCGCGCCTGTTGACGGTGCCCCTGTCGGTGCTGCAGATCCTGACGTCGGGCGGACGCCTGGCCCCGGAAGACATGAACATGGTGTCGCTCAACTACCTGCTGCTGCACGTGCCCATGTCCAGCCCGTGGTTCGGCTTCGCCACCAATCTCGACCTGACGTCGGTGTGGTCCATCGCGCTGGCCGTGCTCGGCCTGAAGGCCTGGACGGGGCGCTCGACCGCCGCCTGCGTGACGGTCGCCGTGCTGCCGTACGCTGTCGTCTATGGTATCTGGGCCGCGAAAATCGCCTTCCTCGGATAA
- a CDS encoding ABC transporter ATP-binding protein: MIRLEGVTRQYTMGDQTVHALQGVDLHIRANEFVAFIGASGSGKSTMMNIVGCLDRPSSGAYWLNGREVATMSGDELARVRNEEIGFIFQSFHLLPRASALDNVAQPLIYRGIPLKERLALAEQALQRVGLGGRLHHRPNELSGGQRQRVAIARALVGKPSILLADEPTGNLDSATSEEILALIRELHAGGQTVVMVTHEPEIAAQCRRVVRLRDGRIVSDTRNDAENAA; this comes from the coding sequence GTGATCCGCCTGGAAGGCGTGACGCGGCAGTACACGATGGGCGACCAGACCGTACACGCGCTGCAGGGCGTCGACCTGCACATCCGGGCCAACGAGTTCGTCGCGTTCATCGGCGCGTCCGGCTCCGGCAAGTCGACCATGATGAACATCGTCGGGTGCCTGGACCGGCCCAGCAGCGGCGCGTACTGGCTCAACGGGCGCGAGGTCGCGACGATGTCGGGCGACGAGCTGGCGCGCGTGCGCAACGAGGAGATCGGCTTCATCTTCCAGAGCTTTCACCTGCTGCCGCGCGCGAGTGCGCTCGACAACGTGGCGCAGCCGCTGATTTATCGCGGCATCCCGCTGAAGGAACGTCTCGCGCTGGCGGAGCAGGCCTTGCAGCGCGTGGGCCTGGGCGGGCGGCTGCACCACCGGCCCAACGAACTGTCGGGCGGCCAGCGCCAGCGCGTCGCGATCGCCCGGGCGCTCGTGGGCAAGCCCTCCATCCTGCTGGCCGACGAACCGACGGGGAACCTCGATTCGGCCACCAGCGAGGAGATCCTGGCCCTGATCCGCGAACTGCATGCGGGCGGGCAGACGGTCGTCATGGTGACGCACGAGCCCGAGATCGCGGCGCAGTGCCGGCGCGTCGTGCGGTTGCGCGACGGGCGGATCGTGTCGGACACGAGGAATGATGCGGAGAACGCGGCATGA
- the gatC gene encoding Asp-tRNA(Asn)/Glu-tRNA(Gln) amidotransferase subunit GatC yields the protein MSLTLSDVKRIANLAQLDMDEAHAEIALNELNGIFALADQLQAVDTTGVAPLSQPLASVLALPLRLREDVVTEDNHRDDYQAPAPKTQDGLYLVPKVIE from the coding sequence ATGTCCCTGACACTTTCAGACGTAAAACGGATCGCCAACCTGGCCCAGCTCGACATGGATGAAGCCCATGCCGAAATCGCCTTGAACGAGCTGAACGGGATCTTCGCCCTCGCCGACCAGTTGCAGGCCGTCGACACCACGGGTGTTGCGCCGTTGTCGCAACCGCTGGCCAGCGTGCTCGCCCTGCCCCTGCGCCTGCGCGAGGACGTGGTGACGGAAGACAACCACCGCGACGACTACCAGGCCCCGGCCCCGAAAACCCAGGACGGCCTGTACCTGGTGCCGAAAGTCATCGAATAA
- the gatA gene encoding Asp-tRNA(Asn)/Glu-tRNA(Gln) amidotransferase subunit GatA, with amino-acid sequence MHQKTIKELSALLHSKQVSATELTRHYLDRIAASQHNAFLDVNPELSLAQAKAADARIAAGNAGPLTGIPIAHKDIFVTQGWRSTAASKMLGNYTSPFDATVVTKFADAGMVTLGKLNCDEFAMGSSNENSAFGAVKNPWDALAVPGGSSGGSAAAIAARLAPAATGTDTGGSIRQPAAFCGITGIKPTYGRVSRFGMIAFASSLDQGGPMARTAEDCALLLNDMVGFDERDSTSLTAEQGNAREDFTRDLNAPLTGLRIGVPKEYFGEGLASDVEQAVRAALDEFVKLGATLVEISLPKTSLSIPVYYIIAPAEASSNLSRFDGVRYGYRAPEYTDLQDMYKKTRAQGFGKEVQRRIMVGTYVLCHGYYDAYYVQAQKIRRLIADDFQAAFRDKCDVIMGPVAPSVAWDLGSKANDPVANYLADIFTLSTSLAGLPGMSIPVGFGQGEKNGKRPVGLQIIGNYFAEAKLLNIAHQYQQATDWHTRAPEGV; translated from the coding sequence ATGCATCAAAAAACCATCAAGGAGCTGTCCGCGCTCCTGCACTCGAAACAAGTCTCGGCGACGGAGCTGACCCGGCACTACCTCGACCGCATCGCCGCCAGCCAGCATAACGCGTTCCTGGATGTAAATCCGGAACTGTCGCTGGCGCAAGCCAAGGCCGCCGATGCGCGCATCGCGGCAGGCAATGCCGGCCCGCTGACCGGTATTCCGATTGCCCACAAGGACATCTTCGTCACGCAGGGCTGGCGCTCGACCGCGGCCTCGAAGATGCTGGGCAACTACACCAGCCCGTTCGACGCGACCGTCGTCACGAAATTCGCCGACGCCGGCATGGTCACGCTCGGCAAGCTGAACTGCGACGAATTCGCGATGGGCTCGTCGAACGAGAACTCGGCATTCGGCGCCGTCAAGAATCCGTGGGACGCGCTGGCCGTGCCGGGCGGCTCGTCGGGTGGCTCGGCCGCCGCGATCGCCGCGCGCCTGGCGCCTGCCGCGACCGGCACCGACACCGGTGGCTCGATCCGCCAGCCGGCCGCGTTCTGCGGCATCACCGGCATCAAGCCGACGTACGGCCGCGTGTCGCGCTTCGGCATGATCGCGTTCGCCTCGTCGCTCGACCAGGGCGGCCCGATGGCCCGCACGGCCGAGGACTGCGCCCTGCTGCTGAACGACATGGTCGGCTTCGACGAGCGCGACTCGACGAGCCTCACAGCCGAGCAAGGCAATGCCCGCGAAGATTTTACGCGCGACCTGAACGCACCGTTGACCGGCCTGCGCATCGGCGTGCCGAAGGAATACTTCGGTGAAGGCCTGGCAAGCGACGTCGAGCAGGCCGTGCGCGCCGCGCTGGACGAATTCGTGAAGCTGGGCGCGACGCTGGTCGAGATCTCGCTGCCGAAGACGTCGCTGTCGATCCCCGTCTACTACATCATTGCGCCGGCGGAAGCCTCGTCGAACCTGTCGCGCTTCGACGGCGTGCGCTACGGCTACCGCGCCCCGGAGTACACGGACCTGCAGGACATGTACAAGAAGACGCGCGCACAGGGCTTCGGCAAGGAAGTCCAGCGCCGCATCATGGTCGGCACGTACGTGCTGTGCCACGGCTACTACGACGCGTACTACGTGCAGGCGCAAAAGATCCGCCGCCTGATCGCCGACGACTTCCAGGCCGCGTTCCGCGACAAGTGCGACGTGATCATGGGCCCGGTGGCCCCGAGCGTCGCGTGGGACCTGGGTTCCAAGGCGAACGACCCGGTGGCAAACTACCTGGCCGACATCTTCACCTTGTCGACCAGCCTCGCCGGCCTGCCCGGCATGTCGATCCCGGTCGGCTTCGGCCAGGGTGAAAAGAACGGCAAGCGCCCGGTCGGCCTGCAAATCATCGGCAATTATTTCGCCGAGGCGAAGCTGCTGAACATCGCGCACCAGTACCAGCAAGCCACGGATTGGCATACGCGCGCGCCCGAAGGCGTTTGA
- the gatB gene encoding Asp-tRNA(Asn)/Glu-tRNA(Gln) amidotransferase subunit GatB, with protein MQWEVVIGLENHVQLTTNSKIFSGSSIRFGAEPNTQASPVDLALPGVLPVMNKGAVERAIRFGLAVGAKIAPQSVFARKNYFYPDLPKGYQISQFEDPVVQGGSLTFAFEKDGKLETKTVNLTRAHLEEDAGKSLHEDYHGMSGIDLNRAGTPLLEIVSEPEIRSAAEAVAYAKALHGLVMWLGVCDGNMQEGSFRCDVNVSVRPVGQKEFGTRCEIKNLNSFRFIEEAVNYEVRRQIELIEDGGKVVQATRLWDPDRKETRQMRSKEDAQDYRYFPDPDLPPLAISQEWIDRVKAGMPELPAAMRERFIRDYGLPEYDALILTSSQAMATYYEAVVAKAGKDNAKAAANWLMGDVSSALNRADVAIENSPVEASQLALLLKRIADGTISNNAGKKVFSLMWEAQSGDENLADAIIEREGLKQISDTGALEAIVDEVLANNAKSVEQYKAGKEAAINALIGQCMKASKGKANPAQVTELLKKKLAA; from the coding sequence ATGCAATGGGAAGTCGTCATCGGTCTTGAGAACCACGTCCAGCTCACGACCAACTCCAAAATCTTCAGCGGCAGCTCGATCAGGTTCGGCGCCGAGCCGAACACGCAGGCGAGCCCCGTCGACCTGGCGCTGCCGGGCGTGCTGCCCGTGATGAACAAGGGCGCCGTCGAACGCGCCATCCGCTTCGGCCTCGCGGTCGGCGCCAAGATCGCGCCGCAATCCGTCTTCGCGCGCAAGAACTACTTTTATCCCGACCTGCCGAAGGGTTACCAGATCAGCCAGTTCGAAGACCCGGTCGTGCAGGGCGGCAGCCTCACGTTCGCGTTCGAGAAGGATGGCAAGCTGGAGACGAAGACCGTCAACCTGACCCGTGCCCACCTCGAGGAAGACGCCGGCAAGTCGCTGCACGAGGATTACCACGGCATGAGCGGCATCGACCTGAACCGCGCCGGCACGCCGCTGCTGGAGATCGTCTCCGAGCCGGAAATCCGCAGCGCCGCCGAAGCCGTCGCCTATGCGAAGGCGCTGCACGGCCTCGTGATGTGGCTCGGCGTCTGCGACGGCAACATGCAGGAAGGCTCGTTCCGCTGCGACGTCAACGTGTCGGTACGCCCCGTCGGCCAGAAGGAATTCGGCACGCGCTGCGAGATCAAGAACCTGAACTCGTTCCGCTTCATCGAAGAAGCGGTGAATTACGAGGTGCGCCGCCAGATCGAACTGATCGAGGACGGCGGCAAGGTCGTGCAGGCGACGCGCCTGTGGGACCCGGACCGCAAGGAAACGCGCCAGATGCGCAGCAAGGAAGACGCGCAGGACTACCGCTACTTCCCCGACCCCGACCTGCCGCCGCTCGCGATCTCGCAGGAGTGGATCGACCGCGTGAAAGCCGGCATGCCGGAACTGCCGGCCGCGATGCGCGAGCGCTTCATCCGCGACTACGGCCTGCCCGAGTACGACGCGCTGATCCTGACGTCGTCGCAGGCGATGGCGACCTACTACGAAGCCGTCGTCGCGAAGGCCGGCAAGGACAACGCCAAGGCGGCCGCGAACTGGCTGATGGGTGACGTGTCGTCCGCGCTGAACCGCGCCGACGTCGCCATCGAGAACTCGCCGGTCGAAGCGTCGCAACTGGCCCTGCTGCTGAAGCGCATCGCCGACGGCACGATCTCGAACAACGCGGGCAAGAAGGTCTTCAGCCTGATGTGGGAAGCGCAGTCGGGTGACGAGAACCTGGCCGACGCGATCATCGAGCGCGAGGGCCTGAAGCAGATCTCGGACACGGGCGCGCTGGAAGCGATCGTCGACGAGGTCCTGGCCAACAACGCGAAATCGGTCGAGCAGTACAAGGCCGGCAAGGAAGCCGCGATCAACGCGCTGATCGGCCAATGCATGAAGGCGTCGAAGGGCAAGGCGAATCCGGCGCAGGTTACCGAGCTGCTGAAGAAGAAGCTGGCGGCCTGA
- a CDS encoding ABC transporter permease → MNLFLESLRSALASIRAHRLRSFLTSLGIIIGVASVITVISLIQGLSKSVTDQFEGLGGNGLTVRPHNEFKDVMRGKVNYLRFDDVEQLRLRVDGIRNLSPVFAPGFSEVRFTGMSATAQVFATTASYQEVNGRYARLGRFISDSDDAGARRVAVIGEKLIEDLHLPPNPVGQFVLYANEWFKIVGVMEKRGEIFGMSQDNYMIIPFKTGQSIIGNNTRPQLQITVAVRDLGRLDATRSHIRMVMRQAHRLKPDDTDDFEIESADQIAKSFEKLSGTVTLVMGGVVGIALLVGGIGIMNIMLVSVKERTREIGICKAIGARSRDILMQFLIEAVTLSLLGGLLGLVIGYALGAGIAAMIPDFPPAVVPWWAVALSVLFSGGVGVVFGVVPASQAARLDPIDALRYE, encoded by the coding sequence ATGAACCTGTTCCTCGAAAGCCTGCGCTCGGCGCTGGCATCGATCCGCGCCCACCGGCTGCGCAGCTTCCTCACGTCGCTGGGCATCATCATCGGGGTGGCGTCGGTGATCACCGTGATCTCGCTGATCCAGGGCCTGTCGAAAAGCGTCACCGACCAGTTCGAAGGACTGGGCGGCAACGGCCTGACGGTGCGGCCGCACAATGAGTTCAAGGACGTCATGCGCGGCAAGGTGAACTACCTGCGCTTCGACGACGTGGAGCAGCTGCGCCTGCGCGTGGACGGCATCCGCAACCTCAGTCCCGTCTTCGCGCCCGGCTTTTCCGAGGTGCGCTTCACGGGCATGTCGGCGACGGCGCAGGTGTTCGCCACGACGGCCAGCTACCAGGAAGTGAACGGCCGCTACGCGCGCCTGGGGCGGTTCATCAGCGACTCCGACGACGCCGGCGCGCGCCGCGTGGCCGTCATCGGCGAGAAGCTGATCGAGGACCTGCACCTGCCGCCGAATCCGGTCGGGCAATTCGTCCTGTACGCGAACGAGTGGTTCAAGATCGTCGGCGTGATGGAAAAGCGGGGCGAGATCTTCGGTATGTCCCAGGACAACTACATGATCATCCCGTTCAAGACGGGGCAGAGCATCATCGGCAACAACACGCGCCCGCAGCTGCAGATCACGGTCGCCGTGCGCGACCTGGGCCGGCTGGACGCGACGCGCAGCCACATCCGCATGGTGATGCGGCAGGCGCATCGCCTCAAGCCCGACGACACCGATGATTTCGAGATCGAATCGGCGGACCAGATCGCGAAATCGTTCGAGAAGCTGAGCGGCACGGTGACGCTCGTGATGGGCGGCGTGGTCGGCATCGCGCTGCTGGTGGGCGGCATCGGCATCATGAACATCATGCTGGTGTCGGTGAAGGAGCGCACGCGCGAGATCGGCATCTGCAAGGCGATCGGCGCGCGCAGCCGCGACATCCTGATGCAGTTCCTGATCGAGGCCGTCACCCTGTCGCTGCTGGGCGGCCTGCTGGGCCTCGTGATCGGCTACGCGCTGGGAGCAGGGATTGCCGCCATGATCCCCGACTTCCCGCCGGCCGTGGTGCCATGGTGGGCGGTGGCGCTGTCCGTGCTGTTCTCGGGCGGCGTGGGCGTCGTGTTCGGCGTCGTACCGGCCAGCCAGGCGGCGCGCCTGGACCCGATCGACGCGCTCCGCTACGAATAA
- a CDS encoding rod shape-determining protein, producing the protein MFGFLRSYFSNDLAIDLGTANTLIYVRGLGIVLDEPSVVAIRQEGGPNGKKTIQAVGKEAKQMLGKVPGNIEAIRPMKDGVIADFTVTEQMLKQFIRMVHDSKFFRPSPRIIICVPCGSTQVERRAIRESALGAGASQVYLIEEPMAAAIGAGLPVSEATGSMVVDIGGGTTEVGIISLGGMVYKGSVRVGGDKFDEAIVNYIRRNYGMLIGEQTAESIKKAIGSAFPGSEVKEMEVKGRNLSEGIPRSFTISSNEILEALTDPLNNIVSAVKNALEQTPPELGADIAEKGMMLTGGGALLRDLDRLLMEETGLPVLVAEDPLTCVVRGSGMALERMDKLGSIFSYE; encoded by the coding sequence ATGTTTGGTTTTTTACGTAGCTATTTCTCGAACGACCTGGCCATCGACCTGGGCACCGCCAACACACTGATCTACGTGCGCGGCCTGGGCATCGTGCTGGACGAGCCTTCGGTCGTCGCGATCCGCCAGGAAGGCGGTCCGAACGGCAAGAAGACGATCCAGGCGGTCGGCAAGGAAGCCAAGCAAATGCTCGGCAAGGTTCCCGGCAACATCGAAGCGATCCGTCCGATGAAGGATGGCGTGATCGCCGACTTCACCGTCACCGAGCAGATGCTCAAGCAGTTCATCCGCATGGTGCACGATTCGAAGTTCTTCCGTCCGTCGCCGCGCATCATCATCTGCGTGCCGTGCGGTTCGACCCAGGTCGAGCGCCGCGCGATCCGCGAATCGGCGCTGGGCGCCGGCGCGTCGCAGGTCTACCTGATCGAAGAGCCGATGGCGGCCGCGATCGGCGCCGGCCTGCCGGTATCCGAGGCGACCGGCTCGATGGTCGTCGACATCGGCGGCGGCACGACGGAAGTCGGCATCATCTCGCTGGGCGGCATGGTCTATAAAGGTTCCGTGCGCGTCGGCGGCGACAAGTTCGACGAAGCCATCGTCAACTACATCCGCCGCAACTACGGCATGCTGATCGGCGAACAGACCGCCGAGTCGATCAAGAAGGCAATAGGGTCGGCCTTCCCTGGCTCCGAAGTCAAGGAGATGGAAGTCAAGGGCCGCAACCTGTCGGAAGGCATCCCGCGTTCCTTCACCATCTCGTCCAACGAGATCCTGGAAGCGCTGACCGACCCGCTGAACAACATCGTCTCGGCCGTCAAGAACGCCCTCGAGCAGACCCCGCCGGAACTGGGCGCGGACATCGCCGAGAAGGGCATGATGCTGACCGGCGGCGGCGCACTGCTGCGCGACCTGGACCGCCTGCTGATGGAAGAGACCGGCCTGCCGGTGCTGGTGGCCGAGGATCCGCTGACCTGCGTCGTGCGCGGTTCGGGCATGGCGCTCGAGCGCATGGACAAGCTGGGCTCGATCTTCTCGTACGAGTAA